Proteins found in one Paenibacillus borealis genomic segment:
- a CDS encoding VOC family protein, with product MSVLQWDHTVHYVNDLAQAIGAFRDNGLTASYGGSHKLWGTHNALSYFGLNYIEFLAIEDRELAASLDTPNLVVKDAVNLLPDHEGFSRVAIRTGDIEATASALEKQGLKLSPILDGRRLNAQGQWIEWRMLTIGGHYQGLVYPFVIEWKGSDGQREEELTAAGIIVPHPAGELTVRQAVFSVPDPVAAAAHWGEIFGLGEVPASSPAFPGDSVSLAIGDKVFEFRRGEERQMTQVIVSGDAPGLAGRTLNVAQGEYVFTAE from the coding sequence ATGAGCGTGCTGCAGTGGGATCATACCGTGCATTATGTCAATGATCTTGCACAGGCTATCGGGGCCTTCAGGGACAATGGCCTGACCGCTTCCTACGGCGGATCGCATAAGCTGTGGGGGACTCATAACGCGCTTAGCTATTTCGGACTGAACTATATCGAATTTCTGGCAATTGAGGACCGGGAATTAGCGGCAAGTCTGGATACCCCTAATCTGGTGGTGAAGGATGCCGTGAATCTGCTGCCCGATCATGAAGGGTTCAGCAGGGTAGCGATCCGCACCGGTGATATTGAAGCAACCGCATCAGCGCTGGAGAAGCAGGGCCTGAAGCTGTCGCCGATACTTGACGGCAGACGGCTGAATGCACAGGGGCAGTGGATTGAATGGCGTATGCTGACTATCGGCGGCCATTATCAGGGTCTGGTGTATCCCTTCGTAATCGAGTGGAAGGGAAGCGATGGACAGCGGGAAGAGGAACTGACAGCTGCCGGAATTATCGTTCCTCATCCGGCAGGAGAATTGACGGTTCGCCAAGCCGTCTTCTCTGTACCCGATCCGGTAGCGGCGGCGGCCCATTGGGGCGAAATCTTCGGCTTGGGAGAAGTCCCAGCCTCTTCACCGGCATTCCCCGGTGACAGCGTCTCACTGGCGATTGGCGATAAGGTGTTTGAATTCCGCCGCGGAGAAGAACGGCAGATGACGCAGGTGATTGTGAGCGGTGATGCTCCAGGCCTGGCGGGCCGGACTCTAAATGTTGCCCAAGGCGAATATGTGTTTACAGCTGAGTAA
- a CDS encoding uroporphyrinogen decarboxylase family protein has product MGEWSRQERFAALLSGERADRPIVSGWRHFIDREGNASDLADSTIAYTKQFDWDWVKINPRATYYAETWGNTYDFADYRTVFPKQTRAVISKPEDVWNIQAQQAAAAAPLAEQLEAVSLIRQGLPDTPLTQTIFSPLTVLLFLAGQSAYAGDTVYGSREPVTVASLLEEQRAGVHQALKAIALTLADYVQELGKRGLDGIFYAVTGTAHPGMFDESAFNELSRPYDEIVLEAAGYGKRILHTCGAYSQPERFNNYPIEGISWDTAAPGNPGLHAELKPTKVGGVDHALFAAHDPRRIRAQAEFALRLMADEPFLLAPNCAIPVTVEDRSLQALRDSIPQEYTYEKGFKE; this is encoded by the coding sequence ATGGGAGAGTGGTCGAGACAGGAGCGTTTTGCTGCCTTGCTGTCCGGGGAGCGGGCCGACCGGCCTATTGTCAGCGGCTGGCGCCATTTCATAGACCGGGAGGGTAACGCCAGTGATCTTGCAGACAGTACAATAGCTTATACGAAGCAATTCGATTGGGACTGGGTCAAAATCAATCCGCGGGCTACATATTATGCAGAAACATGGGGCAACACCTACGATTTCGCGGATTACCGTACGGTATTTCCCAAGCAGACCCGTGCGGTGATCAGCAAGCCGGAGGATGTCTGGAATATACAGGCGCAGCAGGCTGCAGCCGCAGCTCCGCTGGCCGAACAGTTAGAGGCTGTAAGCCTTATACGCCAGGGCCTGCCGGATACTCCGCTGACCCAGACGATTTTCTCGCCGCTTACCGTGCTGCTGTTTCTGGCGGGCCAGTCAGCTTATGCCGGTGATACGGTTTATGGCAGCCGTGAGCCGGTGACCGTGGCAAGTCTGCTGGAGGAGCAGCGGGCAGGCGTACATCAAGCGCTGAAGGCCATCGCCCTGACGCTGGCGGATTATGTGCAGGAGCTGGGCAAACGGGGGCTGGACGGGATTTTTTATGCGGTGACCGGCACCGCTCATCCGGGAATGTTTGACGAATCGGCGTTCAATGAATTGTCGCGGCCGTATGATGAGATTGTGCTGGAAGCCGCCGGTTATGGCAAAAGGATTCTGCATACCTGCGGTGCCTATTCGCAGCCGGAGAGATTCAACAATTATCCGATTGAGGGCATCAGCTGGGATACCGCAGCACCGGGCAATCCCGGATTGCATGCGGAGCTGAAGCCAACGAAGGTCGGGGGAGTAGATCATGCCTTATTCGCAGCCCATGATCCCCGGCGTATCCGTGCACAGGCTGAATTCGCCCTGCGCCTTATGGCGGACGAGCCGTTCCTGCTTGCACCCAATTGTGCGATACCGGTAACCGTAGAAGATCGATCCTTACAGGCTTTACGTGATTCTATTCCGCAGGAGTACACATATGAAAAGGGGTTCAAAGAATGA
- a CDS encoding MetQ/NlpA family ABC transporter substrate-binding protein, whose product MKSIVKVKKLAAVVLVGMSVVLGACGNKTATGEDKKDIVVGFGVGTYEEQFRLGIVPILEKEGYKVEIKTFSQNMQVNPAMKEGSIDASIFQSTAYMEGINAELDADMAVLNFVPSAPQGLYSEKHQSLDEVKDGSVIALPNDPVNQERAVRILEDLGWVKVKADAGTTDFNLSSVEPDKFDLKLESLDSAQILVSLADVDYGVVNGNYIANAKRQITEALKIENTPEQHRVTVTVNKGDLDTQWAKDLKAAYESQEFEDYINAQDKYDGFILPDAWENN is encoded by the coding sequence ATGAAAAGTATCGTAAAGGTTAAGAAATTGGCGGCTGTGGTTCTGGTGGGGATGTCGGTCGTGCTGGGGGCCTGCGGGAACAAAACAGCTACCGGAGAAGATAAGAAGGATATCGTTGTCGGCTTTGGCGTGGGCACCTACGAAGAACAGTTCCGGCTTGGCATTGTGCCGATTCTGGAGAAGGAAGGGTACAAGGTGGAGATCAAAACCTTCTCCCAGAACATGCAGGTCAATCCGGCGATGAAGGAAGGCTCTATTGACGCAAGCATCTTCCAGAGTACGGCTTACATGGAGGGCATCAACGCGGAACTGGACGCGGATATGGCTGTGCTTAACTTCGTGCCGAGCGCACCGCAGGGGCTCTACTCCGAGAAGCATCAATCGCTTGATGAAGTGAAGGACGGCTCTGTTATCGCCCTGCCGAATGATCCGGTTAACCAGGAGCGTGCGGTACGTATTCTGGAGGATCTCGGCTGGGTGAAGGTCAAAGCGGATGCCGGGACCACAGACTTCAATCTCAGCAGTGTGGAGCCGGACAAATTCGATCTGAAGCTGGAGTCGCTGGATTCGGCGCAGATTCTGGTCTCGCTGGCCGATGTGGATTACGGCGTGGTGAACGGCAACTATATCGCCAATGCCAAGCGGCAGATTACCGAAGCGCTGAAGATCGAAAATACGCCGGAGCAGCACCGGGTAACCGTGACGGTGAACAAGGGCGATTTGGATACCCAGTGGGCCAAGGATCTGAAGGCAGCGTATGAATCGCAGGAATTCGAGGATTACATCAATGCCCAGGATAAATACGACGGCTTCATCCTTCCGGATGCCTGGGAGAACAACTGA
- a CDS encoding amidohydrolase, whose product MPSLTQNQEQQLAQRLIQVRRELHQQPELSNEEFQTTDKLRRWLAEAGITVLDLPLQTGLIAEIGNGHGPVVAIRADIDALPIEEDTGLPFASEISGRMHACGHDFHTAGILGAAYLLKARESELAGTVRILFQPAEETGHGAIAVLESGGLIGVDAIFGLHNNPDLPAGSFGTRSGALTAGVDRFVISILGKGGHAAQPERGQDTIVTAAQVITSLQTIASRLTSAVESVVVSVTRIQGGNTWNVLPGVVELEGTVRTHNEAIRQAVPRQIRQIIDGVAAAAGAEAQLEWIPGPPATVNDPRWAQFAAATAARLGLTVFELEPQMGGEDFAFYLQQLPGAFVNIGTEGDFGLHHPRFDVDESALLPTARYFAELAAAALKELGN is encoded by the coding sequence ATGCCGTCATTAACTCAAAATCAGGAACAGCAACTGGCTCAGCGTTTGATTCAGGTGCGCAGGGAGCTTCATCAGCAGCCCGAGCTGTCAAACGAGGAATTTCAGACCACAGACAAGCTGCGCCGCTGGCTGGCTGAAGCGGGAATTACTGTGCTTGATCTTCCGCTGCAGACAGGACTGATTGCCGAGATCGGCAACGGCCATGGCCCGGTCGTCGCCATCCGTGCAGATATTGATGCCCTGCCTATTGAAGAAGATACGGGGCTCCCCTTCGCCTCTGAGATTTCCGGCAGGATGCATGCCTGCGGGCATGATTTCCACACGGCAGGCATCCTCGGAGCAGCTTACCTGCTGAAGGCCCGGGAGAGTGAGCTTGCCGGGACGGTCCGAATACTGTTCCAGCCTGCGGAAGAGACCGGGCACGGAGCTATAGCCGTGCTGGAATCCGGCGGGCTGATCGGAGTAGACGCCATTTTTGGACTGCATAATAATCCTGATCTGCCAGCAGGTTCATTCGGAACCCGCAGCGGTGCACTTACCGCCGGCGTAGACCGGTTTGTCATTTCGATTCTCGGCAAAGGCGGACATGCGGCTCAGCCGGAACGCGGGCAGGATACGATTGTAACGGCGGCGCAGGTCATCACCTCGCTGCAGACGATCGCGAGCCGTCTTACCAGTGCGGTTGAATCGGTGGTGGTCAGCGTAACCCGGATTCAGGGCGGTAACACCTGGAACGTCCTGCCCGGCGTTGTAGAGCTGGAAGGTACGGTACGGACGCATAATGAAGCCATCCGCCAAGCAGTACCACGGCAGATCAGACAGATTATTGACGGGGTTGCCGCCGCTGCTGGAGCTGAAGCACAGCTCGAGTGGATCCCCGGACCGCCGGCAACGGTCAATGATCCCCGCTGGGCCCAGTTTGCCGCAGCCACTGCGGCCCGTCTTGGCCTCACAGTCTTCGAGCTTGAGCCACAAATGGGCGGCGAGGATTTCGCCTTTTATCTGCAGCAGCTGCCGGGCGCTTTCGTCAACATCGGCACCGAAGGCGATTTCGGCCTTCATCACCCGCGATTTGACGTTGATGAATCGGCGCTTCTGCCGACAGCACGCTATTTCGCAGAGTTGGCCGCTGCGGCCCTGAAAGAACTGGGAAATTAA
- a CDS encoding glycerophosphodiester phosphodiesterase, giving the protein MNIINFAHRGASAVAPENTMAAFRKGLELGATGIETDVQMTSDGAIVIIHDENLSRTTTGSGYVKDKTLREVLEVDAGSWFSPEFTGERIPTLDELLDLLQGRETVLNIELKNGTFLYPGMEEKVIAAVREQGMSERVVISSFNHYSLAYCKSLAPEIRTGILYGEGLYRPWNYAATLQADALHAHYSSVLPEFVTDATESGIVYHPWTVNDPERMTYLIEAGVAGIITDHPDVLAGLLAARGI; this is encoded by the coding sequence ATGAACATCATTAATTTCGCGCATCGCGGCGCATCCGCAGTCGCCCCGGAGAACACAATGGCGGCATTCCGCAAGGGTCTGGAGCTTGGCGCAACCGGCATCGAGACAGACGTACAAATGACGAGTGACGGAGCAATCGTAATCATTCATGATGAGAATCTTAGCCGCACCACTACAGGCAGCGGATATGTAAAGGATAAGACGCTACGTGAAGTGCTGGAGGTTGACGCTGGCTCCTGGTTCAGCCCTGAGTTCACGGGAGAGCGGATTCCGACCCTGGATGAGCTGCTGGATCTGCTTCAGGGACGTGAGACTGTGCTTAATATTGAGCTGAAGAACGGTACGTTCCTCTATCCCGGAATGGAGGAGAAGGTGATAGCGGCTGTACGGGAGCAGGGCATGAGTGAGCGGGTGGTTATCTCCAGCTTCAATCACTATTCCCTGGCCTACTGTAAATCGCTGGCACCGGAGATCCGCACCGGCATTCTCTACGGGGAGGGCTTATACCGCCCTTGGAATTATGCGGCTACCCTGCAGGCGGACGCGCTGCATGCCCATTATTCTTCTGTTCTGCCGGAGTTCGTCACCGATGCAACGGAGAGCGGGATTGTCTATCATCCCTGGACTGTAAATGATCCTGAGCGGATGACCTATCTGATTGAGGCCGGAGTGGCCGGCATCATAACCGACCATCCGGATGTACTTGCCGGACTGCTGGCAGCAAGGGGAATCTAG
- a CDS encoding GGDEF domain-containing protein, producing MEEARNYILAVLSILIGVLTVYSILRLTRNFSKYHQRTRAVRTSLVVLVISAGLSGMHLLGKKTLSGFTAEDSNLFITMALYALTLAGILYLFLRVRLLLGEREQLKELAYRDALTGLLNKNGMDHFWDHCKSGEQLAVLYLDLNRFKSINDTLGHHAGDLLLEAVGGSLQQFSRKGKRHIFRVGGDEFVIIAKRCSRKDAELLALKVLENITRNYKLETHELFVSASVGITMSQGRIDRKRLLKEADSAMYNAKQLGSGRYAVYKQENSLPPVKLVSSSRAQ from the coding sequence ATGGAAGAGGCCCGGAATTATATACTGGCTGTATTATCCATTCTTATAGGAGTATTGACGGTGTACAGCATCCTCAGGCTGACGCGGAATTTCTCCAAGTATCACCAAAGAACCCGTGCGGTCCGCACAAGTCTTGTTGTACTGGTTATTAGTGCCGGCCTTAGCGGCATGCACCTGCTGGGCAAGAAAACCTTGTCCGGATTTACCGCTGAGGACAGCAATCTGTTTATTACGATGGCGCTCTATGCGCTTACACTCGCCGGAATATTATACCTGTTCCTGCGTGTGCGTCTGCTTCTCGGAGAGCGTGAGCAGCTGAAAGAATTGGCCTACCGGGACGCTTTAACCGGCCTGCTTAACAAGAACGGAATGGATCACTTCTGGGATCACTGCAAATCAGGCGAACAGCTTGCGGTATTATATCTTGACCTTAACCGTTTCAAATCGATCAATGACACGCTCGGCCATCATGCGGGGGATCTGCTGCTTGAAGCCGTCGGCGGCAGCCTGCAGCAGTTCTCCCGCAAGGGCAAACGGCATATTTTCCGGGTGGGCGGGGATGAATTTGTCATCATCGCCAAGCGCTGCAGCCGCAAGGATGCGGAGCTGCTGGCCCTTAAGGTTCTGGAGAATATCACCCGGAATTACAAATTGGAGACGCATGAATTGTTCGTATCGGCGAGTGTCGGCATCACTATGAGTCAAGGCAGAATTGACCGGAAGAGGCTGCTCAAGGAGGCCGATTCCGCGATGTACAATGCCAAGCAGCTTGGCAGCGGGCGTTATGCGGTGTACAAGCAGGAGAACAGTCTTCCTCCTGTGAAGCTGGTCAGCAGCTCCAGAGCACAATAA
- the proC gene encoding pyrroline-5-carboxylate reductase, with translation MAAGRIHFIGGGQMAEAIIRAVVGNGTYKAEQISVADIHEERTAYLNTAYGVQAASKSQEAELAGAEMIIIAVRPQDDLAAVGVAISSHASSGAAVLSIVAGVTIDRLAGYVGAERPIIRVIPNTLTDTGLGYSGAALNAFAGKEQVEEFLNGFGKVQYLEESLIDIFTGYGVAGPNYVYYFIESLADAGVLAGLPREQAWTTALENVEGAVAMLRHSGLHPRQLLDINNSPGGVGIHALYELNNSDFAAGLQRSVKAAVKRTTELGQVQS, from the coding sequence ATGGCAGCGGGCAGAATTCATTTCATCGGCGGAGGGCAAATGGCGGAAGCGATTATCCGGGCTGTTGTCGGCAATGGGACTTACAAGGCTGAACAGATCAGCGTGGCAGACATACATGAAGAACGGACGGCTTATCTCAATACTGCCTACGGGGTGCAGGCGGCAAGCAAGTCTCAGGAGGCAGAGCTTGCCGGAGCGGAGATGATTATTATTGCCGTGCGGCCGCAGGATGATCTTGCAGCTGTAGGCGTGGCCATCTCCAGCCATGCGTCAAGCGGAGCGGCAGTCCTGTCGATTGTCGCCGGAGTGACCATCGATAGGCTGGCAGGTTACGTTGGAGCAGAACGCCCGATTATCCGGGTGATCCCGAATACACTTACCGATACCGGACTCGGCTACAGCGGGGCCGCACTGAACGCTTTCGCGGGTAAGGAGCAGGTGGAGGAGTTCCTGAACGGGTTCGGCAAGGTACAGTATCTGGAGGAATCGCTGATCGATATCTTTACCGGCTACGGGGTGGCGGGCCCGAATTATGTCTATTATTTCATCGAGTCCCTGGCCGATGCCGGAGTGCTGGCAGGACTGCCGCGCGAACAAGCCTGGACGACGGCGCTGGAGAATGTAGAGGGTGCCGTAGCTATGCTGCGGCATAGCGGCTTGCATCCCCGGCAGCTGCTGGATATCAACAATTCCCCGGGCGGAGTCGGCATTCACGCGTTGTATGAGCTGAATAACAGCGACTTCGCAGCCGGGCTACAGCGCAGTGTCAAGGCGGCAGTGAAACGCACAACGGAGCTGGGGCAGGTGCAGTCATGA